In Nitrobacteraceae bacterium AZCC 1564, the following proteins share a genomic window:
- a CDS encoding glyoxylase-like metal-dependent hydrolase (beta-lactamase superfamily II) (product_source=COG0491; cath_funfam=3.60.15.10; cleavage_site_network=SignalP-noTM; cog=COG0491; pfam=PF00753; smart=SM00849; superfamily=56281) translates to MDLTRRHVLAGAAALTAAPLLQANSANAAAPVINKQNASFYRYKVGDIEVTVVSDGATTFPLGDGFVLNAKKNEVNAALEKAFRPRDKMTINFGPLVINTGGKLVVVDTGNGPAAFAASKGANGQFASNMAAAGIDPKNVDIVVISHFHGDHVNGLLAADGQPAFPNAEVLVPAVEWKYWMDDGEMSRASGDRMQGLFKNNRRVFEAGLKKKVTPYEWGKEVAPGMLAVETIGHTPGHTSYVLSSGADKVFIQSDVTNDPDLFARNPGWHLMYDQDPAQAETTRRKIYDMIVAERMRVQGFHYPFPGLANLEKDGTGYRWIPAPWNPVI, encoded by the coding sequence ATGGATCTCACACGACGTCACGTATTGGCTGGCGCTGCGGCGCTTACAGCGGCCCCGTTGCTGCAAGCGAACTCCGCAAACGCAGCAGCTCCTGTCATCAACAAACAGAATGCGAGCTTCTATCGGTACAAGGTCGGCGATATCGAGGTGACGGTCGTCTCGGACGGCGCGACGACCTTTCCGCTCGGCGACGGCTTCGTTCTCAACGCTAAGAAGAATGAGGTGAATGCGGCGCTGGAGAAGGCGTTCCGTCCACGTGACAAGATGACGATCAACTTTGGACCGTTGGTCATCAATACCGGCGGCAAGCTGGTGGTCGTCGATACCGGCAATGGCCCGGCCGCGTTTGCCGCAAGCAAAGGCGCGAACGGTCAGTTCGCCTCGAACATGGCAGCAGCCGGGATTGATCCGAAGAACGTCGATATCGTGGTGATTTCTCACTTCCACGGCGACCACGTGAACGGTCTATTGGCTGCCGACGGTCAACCCGCGTTTCCGAACGCTGAAGTTCTGGTGCCGGCGGTGGAGTGGAAATACTGGATGGACGACGGCGAGATGAGCCGCGCTTCAGGTGATCGGATGCAAGGCCTCTTCAAGAACAATCGCAGAGTGTTCGAAGCAGGACTGAAAAAGAAAGTCACGCCCTACGAGTGGGGCAAGGAAGTTGCGCCGGGCATGCTGGCCGTCGAAACCATCGGTCACACGCCGGGACACACGTCGTACGTTCTGTCGTCGGGCGCGGACAAAGTCTTCATTCAGTCAGACGTGACGAACGATCCTGATCTGTTTGCCCGCAATCCGGGCTGGCACCTGATGTATGATCAGGATCCGGCGCAGGCCGAAACTACGCGCCGCAAGATCTATGACATGATCGTCGCGGAAAGAATGCGGGTGCAGGGCTTCCACTATCCGTTCCCGGGTTTGGCCAATCTGGAGAAGGACGGCACCGGATATCGCTGGATTCCGGCGCCTTGGAATCCTGTCATCTAA
- a CDS encoding hypothetical protein (product_source=Hypo-rule applied): protein MRQVLTRNKMPRTISGGIGDDQTRSTAHTAVMRRRRFKIMVLALFMGADIGPRPLSVKL from the coding sequence TTGCGGCAAGTTTTGACGAGAAACAAGATGCCGCGGACCATTTCCGGCGGCATCGGCGATGATCAGACGCGATCAACCGCCCATACCGCGGTAATGCGGCGGCGGCGATTCAAGATAATGGTGCTGGCGCTGTTCATGGGCGCGGATATAGGTCCGCGCCCATTATCCGTCAAGCTGTGA
- a CDS encoding topoisomerase-4 subunit B (product_source=KO:K02622; cath_funfam=3.30.230.10,3.30.565.10,3.40.50.670; cog=COG0187; ko=KO:K02622; pfam=PF00204,PF00986,PF01751,PF02518; smart=SM00433; superfamily=54211,55874; tigrfam=TIGR01055): MPKSLKSNEKAASAPKANRDLFAASDRKPRSATKPTARASGAEAGYTARDIEVLEGLEPVRRRPGMYIGGTDEKALHHLFAEVIDNSMDEALAGHATFIEVILTADGYLAVNDNGRGIPVDPHPKFPKKSALEIIMCTLHAGGKFDSKVYETSGGLHGVGVSVVNALSTQLVVEVARNQQLYRMTFERGKPKGKLEELGKVSNRRGTSIRFKPDPEIFGAKAAFKPQRLFKMARSKAYLFGGVEIRWRCDPELLKGIEDVPAEDTFHFPGGLKDYLAAAIHADTLVHPDIFSGKSGRNGAHGACEWAVAWTADADGFLSSYTNTVPTPDGGTHEAGFRSALLRGLKDYAERIGQGKKAASVTSEDLMVGAAAMLSVFVREPEFQGQTKDRLATAEAQRIVEQAIKDPFDHWLTGNPLQANKLLEFVVERADERLRRRAEKEISRKTAVKKLRLPGKLADCTNTAADGSELFIVEGDSAGGSAKQARDRRTQAVLPLRGKILNVASATRDKLTANAQLADLMQAIGCGTGAHYRQEDLRYSRIIIMTDADVDGAHIASLLITFFYRQMPRLIDEGHLYLAVPPLYRLTHGAKTVYARDEAHRDELLKTQFNANAKVDIGRFKGLGEMMPAQLKETTMDPAKRTMLRVVLLPDDREGTADSVERLMGTKAEARFAFISDKAEFASEDLLDV, encoded by the coding sequence ATGCCGAAGTCATTGAAAAGTAATGAAAAAGCAGCTAGCGCACCGAAGGCTAACCGCGACCTTTTCGCGGCGTCCGACCGCAAGCCGCGATCGGCAACCAAGCCCACTGCGCGTGCAAGCGGTGCTGAAGCGGGCTACACCGCACGAGATATTGAAGTCCTGGAAGGGCTGGAACCGGTTCGCCGCCGCCCAGGTATGTACATCGGCGGCACCGACGAAAAGGCGCTGCACCACCTCTTTGCGGAAGTCATCGACAACTCGATGGACGAGGCCCTCGCCGGCCATGCCACGTTCATTGAGGTGATTCTGACCGCGGACGGCTATCTGGCTGTCAACGACAACGGCCGCGGCATCCCGGTCGATCCCCACCCCAAGTTTCCGAAAAAGTCCGCCCTTGAAATCATCATGTGCACGCTGCACGCGGGCGGCAAATTCGACTCCAAAGTCTACGAGACGTCAGGCGGCCTGCATGGTGTTGGCGTCTCCGTGGTGAACGCCCTCTCCACACAGCTTGTTGTCGAAGTCGCGCGAAATCAGCAACTCTACCGGATGACCTTCGAGCGCGGTAAGCCGAAGGGCAAGCTGGAAGAGCTTGGCAAAGTGAGTAACCGCCGCGGCACCAGCATCCGCTTTAAGCCTGACCCGGAAATCTTTGGCGCGAAAGCAGCTTTCAAGCCGCAACGTCTGTTCAAGATGGCGCGCTCGAAAGCCTATCTGTTCGGCGGTGTCGAAATCCGCTGGCGCTGCGATCCCGAACTGCTCAAGGGCATCGAGGATGTGCCCGCCGAGGATACCTTCCACTTCCCAGGCGGCCTCAAGGATTATCTCGCCGCGGCTATTCATGCCGATACACTCGTGCATCCGGATATCTTCTCCGGCAAGTCCGGGCGCAACGGCGCGCACGGCGCCTGCGAATGGGCTGTCGCATGGACTGCTGATGCTGACGGCTTCCTGTCGTCCTACACCAATACAGTCCCGACGCCCGATGGCGGTACGCACGAAGCCGGCTTCCGCAGCGCGCTCCTGCGCGGCCTGAAGGACTACGCCGAACGTATCGGCCAGGGAAAGAAGGCGGCATCCGTCACGTCCGAAGACTTGATGGTCGGCGCCGCAGCCATGCTTTCGGTCTTCGTTCGCGAGCCTGAATTTCAGGGCCAAACGAAAGACCGCCTCGCGACCGCGGAAGCCCAGCGTATCGTCGAACAGGCGATCAAGGACCCATTCGATCACTGGCTCACGGGAAATCCGCTGCAGGCCAACAAGCTGCTCGAGTTCGTGGTCGAACGCGCCGACGAACGGCTGCGGCGCCGCGCCGAGAAGGAAATCTCGCGCAAGACTGCAGTGAAGAAGCTGAGGTTGCCGGGCAAGCTCGCTGACTGCACCAACACGGCCGCCGATGGCTCCGAGCTGTTCATCGTCGAAGGTGACTCCGCAGGCGGCAGCGCCAAGCAGGCACGCGACCGCAGAACCCAGGCGGTGCTGCCGCTGCGCGGAAAGATTCTCAACGTTGCCTCTGCAACACGCGACAAATTGACAGCCAACGCGCAGCTTGCCGATCTGATGCAGGCGATCGGCTGCGGCACCGGCGCGCATTATCGGCAGGAAGATCTGCGTTACTCGCGGATTATCATCATGACCGACGCCGACGTCGACGGCGCTCACATCGCGTCCCTTTTGATCACATTCTTCTACCGGCAAATGCCACGACTAATCGACGAGGGGCATCTGTACCTCGCTGTCCCGCCGCTCTATCGCCTGACCCATGGCGCCAAGACGGTCTATGCACGTGACGAAGCCCATCGCGATGAGTTGCTCAAAACGCAATTCAACGCCAACGCCAAGGTCGATATCGGCCGCTTTAAAGGCCTTGGCGAGATGATGCCGGCGCAGTTGAAAGAGACCACAATGGACCCGGCCAAGCGCACCATGCTTCGTGTGGTTTTGCTGCCGGATGACCGCGAGGGAACAGCCGACTCCGTTGAGCGCCTGATGGGCACCAAGGCCGAAGCCCGCTTCGCGTTTATTTCGGACAAAGCCGAATTCGCCAGCGAGGATTTGCTGGACGTGTGA
- a CDS encoding membrane protein DedA with SNARE-associated domain (product_source=COG0586; cog=COG0586; pfam=PF09335; transmembrane_helix_parts=Inside_1_23,TMhelix_24_46,Outside_47_60,TMhelix_61_83,Inside_84_112,TMhelix_113_135,Outside_136_144,TMhelix_145_167,Inside_168_172), protein MTFEEMTRGVAEFVRDHQVWAAPVVFVLAFAESLAFLSLLLPAWGALVSIGALIGVSGISFWPVWLAGSFGAACGDWLSYWIGVKFHDRIAHMWPMSSFPEMLPRAERFMKKWGVLGVFIGRFSGPLRATVPLVAGVVEMPYWRFQFANFSSALLWAAALMAPGVFGVKMLM, encoded by the coding sequence ATGACTTTTGAGGAAATGACGCGTGGAGTGGCAGAATTTGTCCGTGACCATCAGGTCTGGGCCGCACCCGTCGTTTTCGTGCTCGCGTTCGCGGAGTCGCTGGCCTTTCTTTCACTTCTCTTACCGGCATGGGGCGCGCTTGTCTCAATCGGAGCGCTGATAGGTGTGAGCGGTATCAGCTTCTGGCCGGTCTGGCTTGCCGGAAGTTTTGGGGCAGCTTGTGGCGATTGGCTATCCTATTGGATCGGTGTCAAATTTCACGATCGCATTGCGCACATGTGGCCGATGTCGAGCTTCCCTGAAATGTTGCCGCGTGCAGAGCGGTTTATGAAAAAGTGGGGTGTCCTCGGCGTTTTTATCGGCCGGTTTTCCGGACCGCTGCGCGCCACAGTCCCGCTGGTCGCCGGAGTTGTGGAGATGCCGTATTGGCGTTTTCAGTTCGCAAATTTTTCCTCCGCGCTCTTGTGGGCGGCTGCATTGATGGCTCCGGGCGTTTTCGGCGTGAAGATGCTGATGTGA
- a CDS encoding hypothetical protein (product_source=Hypo-rule applied; cath_funfam=1.20.1250.20; superfamily=103473; transmembrane_helix_parts=Inside_1_4,TMhelix_5_23,Outside_24_37,TMhelix_38_60,Inside_61_64), translating to MRIPLLTIGILALLIGLLWIGQGTGYVRWPQSSFMIDQIGWAWYGAGLGFVGLVLVVLAYRGKS from the coding sequence ATGAGAATTCCCCTGCTCACCATTGGCATACTCGCGCTTTTGATCGGCCTGCTGTGGATCGGTCAAGGCACGGGTTATGTGCGGTGGCCGCAATCAAGCTTCATGATCGACCAGATCGGCTGGGCTTGGTATGGCGCAGGTCTGGGTTTCGTCGGCCTCGTTCTGGTCGTGCTTGCTTATCGCGGCAAATCCTGA